A part of Phoenix dactylifera cultivar Barhee BC4 chromosome 2, palm_55x_up_171113_PBpolish2nd_filt_p, whole genome shotgun sequence genomic DNA contains:
- the LOC103695465 gene encoding early nodulin-93-like yields MGSVSRPSLDQKLAMAKRCSHEGVVAGAKAAMVATVASAIPTLASVRMIPWARSFLNPAAQALIVSSAAGAAYFIVADKTVLAAARKNSFKDAYQADIRA; encoded by the exons ATGGGTTCCGTCTCTCGCCCCTCTCTGGATCAGAAGCTGGCTATGGCGAAGCGCTGCTCCCACG AGGGAGTTGTCGCGGGAGCAAAGGCGGCCATGGTTGCAACTGTTGCTTCGGCCATTCCCACT TTAGCTAGCGTGAGGATGATCCCATGGGCAAGGTCCTTCCTTAATCCGGCTGCTCAAGCCCTCATCGTTTCATCAG CGGCGGGGGCGGCGTACTTCATAGTTGCGGACAAGACGGTGTTGGCTGCAGCGAGGAAGAACTCGTTCAAGGATGCTTACCAGGCTGACATCAGGGCTTGA